Part of the Mycolicibacterium mageritense genome is shown below.
GCCCGCAGATCGGGTGCACGGGACAATCGGGCGTGTTCGCGACAAATGCCCGCAGCGGGTCGAGATAGCCGGCGAGGGTTTCGGAGTTCTCGCGTACTGCCCGCACACCGGCGCGCAGCTCGGCACCGCCCGAGCTGATCTGCTCCAAACCGTGTACCCCGCCGGAAAGCCCGGTCTGCAACTGGCCGACGGCGCCGGACAACCGGACCAGCGTCGTGCGTATCGTGCCGATCGAATCGATTTGCGGCTCAAGCGTGCTCGTCTGCGATGCGAGTTGGCTTCCGATCCGGCCGGCCTGATCCGTCAGTGTCGACTCGGGCTGCACACCGCCGGCGGGTCGGCTCGCGGATTGCACCGCGCGCACCCCGGGTATCTCCATGATGCGCCGGCTGATTCTCTCGATCCCGATCAGCCCTTGCGGAGTGCGGAGGTCGTGGTCGGCCTCGACGAGCACGATCTCGGGCAACAACCGCTCCGCGGGGAAGTGTCGTTGCGCAGCCTGATAGCCCTGGTTGGATTCCGTGGACGACGGCTGCACCGCCACCTCGCTGTAACCGATCGACAGCCAGAACAACGGCACCGCACAGACCGCCAGGAGCGCTCCCGCGGTCACCAGGACAGGGCCCGGCCAGCGCGCCACCACGATGCCGACCCGGCGCCAGCGCCGGGCGATCCGTGACGGTTTGGGTTCGATGAGCCGCAGCCGGCCGGCCACGGCACACAACGCGGGCAGCAACGTCAGCGATGCGGCCATGGCGACCACGATGCCGATGGCGCAAGGAATTCCGGCGCTGCGCAGCATGCCGACCTTCGCGAACGACAGGCAGCACAGCGCGGCCGCGATCGTGGTGGCGGACGCGGCGATGACTGGCGCGACACTTCGATACGCGCCGATCAGGGCGTCGCGGTGATCGATGCCCGCGCGCCGGTTCTCGTGATAGCGGCCCAGCAGGAAGATGCCGTAATCGGTTCCAGCACCGAGGATCATCGCCGAGATGAGCGCTGTCGAGAACACGGACACCTCGATCACGCCGTGTGCACCGAGCGCGGCGACGATGGGCCGCGCAACCCCGAGCGATAGGCCGACGGTGATCAGCGGGATGGCCGCGGCCACCACCGAGCGGTACACAATGAAGAGCAGGGCCGCGATCAACACCACGGTCACGGCCGTGATCACCAGCATCTGCCGGTCGAACGAGGCGAACTCGTCGTAGATCGTGGCGCCCGGTCCGGTCACGTAAGCCGCCACACCCGGCGGCGGTGACAGTGCGGTGACCAAGTCGCGCACCGCCTGCACCGAGCGGGCCGCCTCGGCACTGCCCAGGTCACCGGACAAGCGCAACAACACGTAGGTGGCTCGTTGATCGCGACTCTCGGCGATCGGCGCGGTCAGCGGATCCGACCACAGGTCCATCAGCGATTCGACATGCGTCGTGTCGGCGCGCAGCGCCGCCACCAGGGCGTCGTAATAGGCGCGCGCAGACCCGTCCAGAACGCCCTCCAACACCACATACGTGACGTTGTTGCTGTCGGAATCGCCGAACACCTCACCCATCCGCGCAGCCGCCACACTCGCGTCGGCGTCGGGCGGGAAGAACGCGCGGGACTGCTCGTGGATCACCTGCTCGAGCTGAGGTACTGCCAGGTTGCCCGCGCCGGCCAGCAGGGCCCACAGCCCGATCACCACGATCGCGAACCGCTCGACGAAGCGCACCACACTGCGATCTTTCGGCCGACGACCAATGGTGCGCGACCACCGGGCGGCTAGGGGCGCTGTCCACCGTTCGATTGACAGCACGATCATCCGCGTAGTGGTCGCCGCGGTCCGGCCACCCGGCGCACGATGAGTGTCATGATCGACCTGAAGGAGTCCGCCGCATGACCACGGCACTACGACGTACGTCGACGAACCCTTATCTTGAAGGTAACTACGCACCCGTGCACCGCGAGACGACCGCGGTCGACCTCGAAATCACCGGCACCGTGCCCGGCTATCTCGACGGCCGCTATCTGCGCAATGGTCCCAACCCGCTCGACGACCCCGATCCCGACCGCTATCACCTGTTCCTGGGCGCCGGCATGGTGCACGGCCTGCGCCTGCGTGACGGTCGTGCCCAGTGGTATCGCAACCGTTGGGTGCGCTCCGCCGACGTCGCCCGTCACCTCGGCGAGCATTGGGCGGGCGGGCCGCACGACGGCGGATTCGATTTCGCGGCCAACACCAACGTCATCGGGCACGCCGGCCGGACGTTGGCGCTCGCGGAAGCGGGTGTGCGGCCGTACGAACTCACCGACGAGCTGGAAACCGTTGGGCCGTCCGACTTCTGCGGAACGTTGTTCGCGGGCTACACCGCACATCCCAAACGCGATCCCGACACCGGTGAGCTGCACGCGGTGTCCTACAACCCGTTACGCGGCGCCCTGGTGCGGTACACGGTCACCGACACCGCCGGACGCGTGCGGCACCGCATCGACATCCCGTTGCGCGAACTGGGGGCACCGCCCGCTTGCGGGGGAACCATGATGCACGACTTCTCGCTGACCGAACGCTATGTCGTCATCTACGACCTGCCCGTGGTGCTCGACCTGTCGGGCGCCCTCCGCAACAGGCCCGCGAAGGCCGCGGCTCGGTGGCTGTCCGGATTCGCCGCGCGTCACGCCGCGCCCGACTTCGTGTTGCGCACGGCCATGCGAGGATCCGAGCGCAGCGGGCCACCTGCGGTCGGTGCGTACCCGTACCGGTGGGAACCCGAGAAACGGGCGCGGTTGGGCGTGCTACCCCGGGAAGGCACCGCCGCGGACATCCGGTGGTTCGAGGTGCAGCCGTGCTACGTGTTCCACCCGCTCAACGCCTACGACGAAGCCGGACGCATCGTGCTCGACGTGGTCCGGCACGACTCGGTGTTCGCCGACGACCCGAACGCCACCGGGATCCAGACGCTCGACCGCTGGACCGTCGACCTTGCCTCTGGAACGGTCCGTGAAGAGCGTCTCGACGATACGCCCCAGGAGTTCCCGCGCGTCGACGAACGCCTGGTCGGCAAGCGACACCGGTACGGGTACGCGGTCGGATACGCGCCGGACACCCCGGGGATCACCGCGCCGAACGCCCTGCTCCGTCATGACCTGTCCACGGGCACAACGGAATCGGTGTCCTTCGGCGCGGGCCGGGAACCGGGCGAGTTCGTCTTCGTACCGTCGGATGGGCAGGCCGCCGAGGACGACGGGGTGCTGATGGGCTTCGTCTACGACCGCGGTTCGAACCGCAGCGACCTGGTGCTGCTCGACGCCGAGACCCTGAACACCGTCGGCACGGTGCACCTGCCCGCACGCGTGCCGCACGGCTTCCACGGCAACTGGGTGGACAGTGAGCGTTAGCATCGGGCCATGACCGATGTGCCCGCCGCCGCCACGGGAAGCGAGTGGCACTGGCTGTGGGAGACCTACGTCGTGGGTCTGCTGGTCGCGGCGATGATTGCGGTGGCCTTGCTGGAGCCTCGGTTCGGCGGGCAGGTGCTCGGTGCGGTTGCCGCGTTGGCCGCGATCGTCGTGTGCGTCGGCGTATTCGGCCGGCGGCTGATCCTGGCCGAGGAGAAGAACTGGCATTCCGCGGTTTTCGTCGGCGCCGTGGTGGCGCTGTGGGTCGGCGCGCTCATCGCGTCGCCCGTGGCGGTGGCTGCGGTGCCTGCGCTGTACCCGCTGTTCTTCGCGAGCCTGCCGCTGCCCTGCGCGCTCGTGGTGACCACCGTGGTGAACCTGGTGCCGTTGGCGCTCACGCTCATCGACGACATCCACTCCCCCGACATTCCGATGGCGATCGCGATAACCCTGATCGGGGTGGTGGCCGCACCGGTGATCGGCACGGTGATCGTGACATCTCACGCGCAACGCAGAACTCTGGCCGGTGTCGTCGCCGAGCTCGCCGCCAGCCGCGCCGAGAGTGCGCAGCTGTCCCGTAAGGCCGGCGCGGCCGCCGAACGTGAACGGTTGTCCCGCGAAATCCACGACACCCTGGCGCAGGGCTTCACGAGCATCGTCGCGCTGGCCCAGGCGGTCGAGGCCGAGCTGGACACCGACCGGGCCGCGGCAACCGCCCACGTCAAGCTCATCCAGACCACGGCGCGGGAGAACCTCGCCGACGCACGGGAGATGGTCGCCGGCCTGAATCCCGCAGCGCTCAAGGAGGATTCGTTGCCTGCCGCGATCGCGCGGCAATGTCGGCGGTTCACCGCCGAGACCGGAACACCGGTGATCACCGACATCGACGAGGCGCTGCCGTCGTTGGGTATGGCCGGTGACGTCGTGCTGCTGCGGGCAGCGCAGGAGGCCCTGGCCAACATTCGCAAGCACGCCGCCGCCACCGCGGTCGAGGTGGCGCTGCGTGCCGATTCCGATGGGGTCCGGTTGTCCTTGTCCGACAACGGGATCGGCTTGGCAGACGATCACAGCGACGGTTTCGGGCTGCGCGGGATCCGCACGCGGGTGAGTCAGGTCGGCGGAACGGTTGCGGTGTCATCCGCTGGAACGTCCGGCGTACGGATCGATATCGAGGTGCCGACGTGACGACCACCGTGCTGCTGGCCGACGATCATCCCGTGGTCCGCGAGGGCCTGCGCGGCATGATCGATGCCGAACCCGACCTCACCGTCGTGGGTGAGGCGGCGTCGGGCGCCGAAGCCGTCGCGATGGCGAAAGCTCTTGAGCCGGACGTCATCCTGATGGACTTGCGGATGCCTGACGTCGACGGCGTGACCGCCACCGAACGCATCCGCAGTGCGCAGCCCGCCGCGCGCGTCGTGGTCGTCACCACCTACGAATCCGACGCGGACATCCTGCGTGCGGTCGAGGCCGGCGCGGCCGGATACTTGCTGAAAGACGCGTCCCGGGCCGAGCTCGCGGCAGCGGTGCGCGACGCCGCGGCGGGCAAGACGGTGCTGGCGCCGTCGGTGGCCGGGCGGCTGTTCGGGCTGATGCGCGAACCCGCCCAGGCGCCGCTGTCGGCGCGGGAGGTCGACGTGCTCGCGCTCGTGGCGAAAGGCCGGACCAACGCCGAGATCGGCCGTGACCTGCACATCAGCGAGGCGACCGTGAAAACCCACCTGCTGCGGGCGTTCAACAAGCTCGGCGTCTCGGACCGGACCGCGGCCGTCACGACCGCGATGTCGCTGGGCTTGCTGCCGTAGTGCTGCGGCGAACGGGCCTCAGGACAGGCGCGCGACGGCGGCGGCGATCCGTTCGTCGGTCGCGGTGAGCGCGACTCGCACGTATTGGTCACCGGCAGGACCATAGAACTCGCCCGGCGCGGCGAGGATTCCCCGCTCGGCGAGCCAGCGGACGGTGTCGCGGCACGCCTCGCGACGCGTCGCCCACAGGTACAAACCGGCCTCGGAGTGTTCGACGGTGAATCCCGCGGCGCGCATCGCGGGCAGCAGCACCGCGCGGCGCTGCCGGTACCGCTCACGTTGCACCGCTTCGTGTTCGTCGTCGTCGAGCGCGGCGACCATCGCGGCCTGCACCGGCGTCGGCACCATCATGCCCGCGTGCTTGCGCACCGCCAGCAGCTCGGCCACCACGGCCGGATCGCCCGCGACGAACCCCGCGCGGTATCCGGCCAGCGACGATGTCTTGGACAGCGAGTGCACCGCCAACAGGCCCGTGTGGTCACCGCCGCAGACCGACCGATGCAGGACGCTGACCGGCTGGGCATCCCAGCTCAGGCCCAGATAGCACTCGTCGGACGCGATCAGCACGCCCCGCTCCCGGGCCCAGGCCACCACGGCACGCAACTGATCGACATCGAGCACCCGCCCGGTGGGATTGCTCGGCGAGTTCAGGTAGATCAGGGCGGGGTTGCCGAACTGCGAGACGTCGTCGGCACGGACGACATCGGCACCGGCCAGCCGCGCCCCGACTTCGTAGGTCGGATAAGCCAACTCGGGCACCACGACGGTGTCACCGGCTCCCAGGCCCAGCAGCGAGGGCAGCCACGCGATCAGCTCCTTGGTGCCGATCGCGGGCAGCACCGCGTCGGGCGCGAGATCGGTGATGCCGTAGCGGCGTTCCAGCGCGCTGCGCGCCGAGGCCCGCAGCGCCGGCGTGCCCGCGGTCGTCGGGTATCCGGGCGACGCACTGGCCGCAGCCAGGGCATCCCGGATCACGGGCGCCACCGGATCCACCGGAGTGCCTACCGAAAGGTCGACGATGCCGTCAGGGTGCGCACGGGCCAGCGCCGTGACATCGGCGAGAGTGTCCCAGGGAAACTCCGGCAGCGACGCCGACCGGCGCTGTCGCACCACGGACTCAGACCCCAAAGACAGGGTCAGTCCTCACCCTGCGGCGGCAGATCCTTGATCGCCTGCGGGTCATTGTCTGTCTGCCCGACCTTGGACGCACCGCCCGGCGAACCCAGCTCAGTGAAGAAGTCCGCATTGGCCTGCGCGTAGCTGCTCCACTGGTCCGGCACGTCATCTTCGTAGTAGATGGCCTCCACCGGGCAGACGGGTTCACATGCGCCGCAGTCCACACACTCGTCGGGGTGGATGTACAGCATGCGTCCACCCTCGTAGATGCAGTCGACGGGGCATTCTTCGATGCATGCCTTGTCTTTGACGTCGACGCAGGGTTCGGCAATGACGTACGTCACTGATGTCTCTCCTGTCCAGTGGGCTGCTGGTCGGGTTCGTTGTGTCAGGACTCTGAGCCTGTCGCGACAGTATGCGTTGCCCATACCTGGACGCTCGTCTCAGTGTGCCCTAACTTCACGCGCTGCCAGGTAAGGGTGGCGCGTGGTTACTGATACTAACCGTTGCACATACAGCTCGCCTAGTCGCCACGCCATATGCACTTTGCTGCACTGCAACTAGTTACATAGGACCGCAGGTATCGCCTACACTGCCGGGGTGGCCTTGCAGCACGCCATCCTGGTGTCACTGTGCGAACAGTCCGGTTCGGGATACGAGCTGGCGCGCCGATTCGACCGGTCGATCGGGTACTTCTGGACCGCAACCCATCAGCAGATCTACAAGACGCTGCGGGCCATGGAGGCCGACGGCTGGGTACACGTCACCCCCGTCGTACAGCACAGCCGGCCGGACAAGAAGGTGTACACGGTCTCCGATGCGGGCCGCGGCGAACTGGCCCGCTGGATCTCCGAACCCGTCACCCGCGCCGGCTCGGCCCGCGGCGGCTCGGTCGCCGACAACCGCACCCGCGACCTCGCCGTCAAGGTCCGCGCCGCGGCCTACGGGGACATCGCAGCGTTACGCAGCCAGGTCGACGCGTTACGCACCGAACGCGCCGAACTGCTCGACGTCTACCGCGGCTACGAGAAGCGGCAGTTCCCCGATCCGGCCGCACTCACCGGCAGCGCCCTGCACCAGTACCTGGTCCTGCGCGGCGGCATCCGCGC
Proteins encoded:
- the fdxA gene encoding ferredoxin, with protein sequence MTYVIAEPCVDVKDKACIEECPVDCIYEGGRMLYIHPDECVDCGACEPVCPVEAIYYEDDVPDQWSSYAQANADFFTELGSPGGASKVGQTDNDPQAIKDLPPQGED
- a CDS encoding PadR family transcriptional regulator — protein: MALQHAILVSLCEQSGSGYELARRFDRSIGYFWTATHQQIYKTLRAMEADGWVHVTPVVQHSRPDKKVYTVSDAGRGELARWISEPVTRAGSARGGSVADNRTRDLAVKVRAAAYGDIAALRSQVDALRTERAELLDVYRGYEKRQFPDPAALTGSALHQYLVLRGGIRAEESAIEWLSEVAAALKETP
- a CDS encoding sensor histidine kinase, translated to MTDVPAAATGSEWHWLWETYVVGLLVAAMIAVALLEPRFGGQVLGAVAALAAIVVCVGVFGRRLILAEEKNWHSAVFVGAVVALWVGALIASPVAVAAVPALYPLFFASLPLPCALVVTTVVNLVPLALTLIDDIHSPDIPMAIAITLIGVVAAPVIGTVIVTSHAQRRTLAGVVAELAASRAESAQLSRKAGAAAERERLSREIHDTLAQGFTSIVALAQAVEAELDTDRAAATAHVKLIQTTARENLADAREMVAGLNPAALKEDSLPAAIARQCRRFTAETGTPVITDIDEALPSLGMAGDVVLLRAAQEALANIRKHAAATAVEVALRADSDGVRLSLSDNGIGLADDHSDGFGLRGIRTRVSQVGGTVAVSSAGTSGVRIDIEVPT
- a CDS encoding response regulator, with translation MTTTVLLADDHPVVREGLRGMIDAEPDLTVVGEAASGAEAVAMAKALEPDVILMDLRMPDVDGVTATERIRSAQPAARVVVVTTYESDADILRAVEAGAAGYLLKDASRAELAAAVRDAAAGKTVLAPSVAGRLFGLMREPAQAPLSAREVDVLALVAKGRTNAEIGRDLHISEATVKTHLLRAFNKLGVSDRTAAVTTAMSLGLLP
- the dapC gene encoding succinyldiaminopimelate transaminase; this encodes MVRQRRSASLPEFPWDTLADVTALARAHPDGIVDLSVGTPVDPVAPVIRDALAAASASPGYPTTAGTPALRASARSALERRYGITDLAPDAVLPAIGTKELIAWLPSLLGLGAGDTVVVPELAYPTYEVGARLAGADVVRADDVSQFGNPALIYLNSPSNPTGRVLDVDQLRAVVAWARERGVLIASDECYLGLSWDAQPVSVLHRSVCGGDHTGLLAVHSLSKTSSLAGYRAGFVAGDPAVVAELLAVRKHAGMMVPTPVQAAMVAALDDDEHEAVQRERYRQRRAVLLPAMRAAGFTVEHSEAGLYLWATRREACRDTVRWLAERGILAAPGEFYGPAGDQYVRVALTATDERIAAAVARLS
- a CDS encoding MMPL/RND family transporter encodes the protein MVRFVERFAIVVIGLWALLAGAGNLAVPQLEQVIHEQSRAFFPPDADASVAAARMGEVFGDSDSNNVTYVVLEGVLDGSARAYYDALVAALRADTTHVESLMDLWSDPLTAPIAESRDQRATYVLLRLSGDLGSAEAARSVQAVRDLVTALSPPPGVAAYVTGPGATIYDEFASFDRQMLVITAVTVVLIAALLFIVYRSVVAAAIPLITVGLSLGVARPIVAALGAHGVIEVSVFSTALISAMILGAGTDYGIFLLGRYHENRRAGIDHRDALIGAYRSVAPVIAASATTIAAALCCLSFAKVGMLRSAGIPCAIGIVVAMAASLTLLPALCAVAGRLRLIEPKPSRIARRWRRVGIVVARWPGPVLVTAGALLAVCAVPLFWLSIGYSEVAVQPSSTESNQGYQAAQRHFPAERLLPEIVLVEADHDLRTPQGLIGIERISRRIMEIPGVRAVQSASRPAGGVQPESTLTDQAGRIGSQLASQTSTLEPQIDSIGTIRTTLVRLSGAVGQLQTGLSGGVHGLEQISSGGAELRAGVRAVRENSETLAGYLDPLRAFVANTPDCPVHPICGPVQRIVAPIDGMLSGTGKLSDATGKFDAGAADAGRSLAGATDAVATMRGAVADLRELVDTLTATMDGLMPQLQQMTDYLTGLGSDFAGTAEGGFYLPGSALKDPRFQRVLQLLCSPDGHATRLLVYGDEDSWGRAGAARAEQIRLAVREATKEGSVVDVDIHISGVGSATADLHRYFEYVICRSVAMYLTVFH
- a CDS encoding carotenoid oxygenase family protein, translating into MTTALRRTSTNPYLEGNYAPVHRETTAVDLEITGTVPGYLDGRYLRNGPNPLDDPDPDRYHLFLGAGMVHGLRLRDGRAQWYRNRWVRSADVARHLGEHWAGGPHDGGFDFAANTNVIGHAGRTLALAEAGVRPYELTDELETVGPSDFCGTLFAGYTAHPKRDPDTGELHAVSYNPLRGALVRYTVTDTAGRVRHRIDIPLRELGAPPACGGTMMHDFSLTERYVVIYDLPVVLDLSGALRNRPAKAAARWLSGFAARHAAPDFVLRTAMRGSERSGPPAVGAYPYRWEPEKRARLGVLPREGTAADIRWFEVQPCYVFHPLNAYDEAGRIVLDVVRHDSVFADDPNATGIQTLDRWTVDLASGTVREERLDDTPQEFPRVDERLVGKRHRYGYAVGYAPDTPGITAPNALLRHDLSTGTTESVSFGAGREPGEFVFVPSDGQAAEDDGVLMGFVYDRGSNRSDLVLLDAETLNTVGTVHLPARVPHGFHGNWVDSER